Below is a window of Aerococcus viridans DNA.
CCGTTAACGAAACCGGCGACAACGAGCAAGATAGCAAAAATGGTTAAATACATAATAACTCCTTTACGATGGTGGATTCTTTTTTCAATTATACCTTAGATTTCGGACTTTGGTATGAGGGTTACGGTGTGAATTTCTACTAGTATAAAGGTATAATTAACTATAAGTTATGAAGAGAAAGGTTGATAAACCATGAAATTATATATGAAAAACCAATTACTATCGTTGAAACGTGACTTTAATCTGAAGAATGAAGATGGCGATCCTGTTTATAAAATCAAGAATAAATGGCTATCAATTGGCCAACAATTTCGCATTATTGACCTAGCCCAGGATAAAGAAGTGGCACAAGTTAAAGAGCAAATCATTGATTTGATGCCAACGGTCGATGTGTATGATGAAAATAATGACAAGGTAGCTGAAATCCGCAAGAAGATTTCTTTATTTAGAGATAACTACAAGGTAACGTCCTTGGATTGGGATGTGAAGGGGAATATCCTTGATTTTGATTTCCGTATCACGGATGAAAATGGCGACCGGATTGCCCGCATCGACCGCAAGTTGATTTCAATTCGCGATACTTTTGTGATTGATATTGAAGACCATGTGCCAGCTGATGTGGTGCCAATTATTTTAGGTGTGGTGATGGCGATTGACTTAGTAGTTGAGCGCGAAGAAGATTAAAAAAAGAATATTAAAATGGAAGACTAAAATTGTACTTAAATAGTTAACTGAGGAGGCTGCGACCGTATGGATCGTGGCCTTTTTATTTTCGTTTCAAAATTCCCTTCGAAACCACTTGTGTTTACCGAACGTACGTTCTATTATTGATGGGAACATACGTTCTATTTCTAAGGGCGTAAATTTAAATGTCTAAGCGAAGGAGGGCTAAAGATGTTTGCGAATAATGTAACGTTTGACTATTCAAAGGAACCTAGCCGCGATATTTTGTGTATTGATTGTAAGTCATTTTATGCCTCAGTGGAGGCAGTAGAACTCGGTTTAGACCCGTTAACGACCAAATTAGTCGTCATGTCCTACTCTGATGAGGCTGGCGGTCAGAGTAGGGGTTCGGGGCTTATTTTGGCTAG
It encodes the following:
- a CDS encoding LURP-one-related/scramblase family protein, with the protein product MKLYMKNQLLSLKRDFNLKNEDGDPVYKIKNKWLSIGQQFRIIDLAQDKEVAQVKEQIIDLMPTVDVYDENNDKVAEIRKKISLFRDNYKVTSLDWDVKGNILDFDFRITDENGDRIARIDRKLISIRDTFVIDIEDHVPADVVPIILGVVMAIDLVVEREED